Proteins from a single region of Verrucomicrobiia bacterium:
- a CDS encoding SRPBCC domain-containing protein, whose translation MNPSAPNHVHITRLFDAPREFVFRAWSDTAHLSRWFAPNGCTIQFKRLEFRAGGSFHSCIRTPDGYECWCVGDYREITPNERIVYTMAIADERGQRIDPSTKGMDPTWPAETVLTVIFEDVDGQTRLTLHQTVDEALAKRTGAHPSWLQMLDRLDTDLAQTLNALWEKA comes from the coding sequence ATGAATCCCTCCGCTCCCAATCACGTCCACATCACTCGTCTCTTCGATGCCCCACGCGAATTCGTTTTTCGCGCGTGGAGTGATACCGCGCATCTCAGCCGCTGGTTCGCACCAAACGGCTGCACCATCCAGTTCAAGCGCCTGGAGTTTCGCGCAGGCGGCAGCTTCCACTCCTGCATTCGCACGCCGGATGGTTACGAGTGCTGGTGCGTGGGCGATTACCGCGAGATCACGCCGAACGAACGCATCGTTTACACCATGGCCATCGCCGATGAACGCGGCCAGCGCATCGATCCCTCCACCAAAGGCATGGACCCGACGTGGCCTGCGGAAACGGTTCTCACCGTCATCTTCGAAGATGTGGACGGCCAAACCCGCCTCACGCTCCATCAGACCGTGGATGAAGCCCTCGCCAAACGCACTGGCGCGCACCCGAGCTGGCTTCAGATGCTCGATCGCTTGGATACCGATCTCGCGCAGACCCTGAACGCGCTTTGGGAAAAGGCCTGA
- a CDS encoding MoaD/ThiS family protein, with translation MIRVTLPYHLRNLARIEGEVTLDLGNDATIGHVLEALESKYPMLRGTIRDHGTLKRRPFVRYYACKEDLSHEPAETKLPEPVLNGTEPFLIIGAMAGG, from the coding sequence ATGATCCGCGTCACGCTCCCATATCACCTGCGAAACCTCGCGCGCATCGAAGGCGAAGTGACGCTCGATCTCGGAAACGACGCCACGATCGGCCATGTGCTCGAAGCGCTCGAATCCAAGTATCCCATGCTGCGTGGCACCATCCGCGATCACGGCACGTTGAAGCGTCGTCCTTTTGTCCGCTACTACGCGTGTAAGGAAGACCTCTCACACGAACCCGCGGAAACCAAACTCCCCGAACCCGTCCTCAATGGCACCGAGCCTTTCCTCATCATCGGCGCCATGGCCGGTGGCTGA
- a CDS encoding exo-alpha-sialidase, with translation MSSVRVLVGTKKGAFILTADGKRENWSVTGPHFAGWEMYHLKGSPVDPNRIFASQTSGWFGQIIQRSDDGGKTWTTPGGEPTPDPSGMPTGQSNNFTYAGNVGTHKWYDGTQHPWEFKRVWHLEPSLNDPDIVFAGAEDAAIFKSLNGGKTWQEMPSLRQAKGDLWQPGAGGMAVHTIIQDPKNLDRIYIAISAAGAFRTDDGGKTWKPINKGLKSQYELPDPDAEVGHCVHRIAIHPSRPDVLFMQKHWDVMRSDNAGELWHEVSGNLPSDFGFPIDVHAHEPETIYVVPIKSDSEHYPPEGKLRVYRSRTGGNEWEALTNGLPQKDCYVNVLRDAMAVDSLDSCGIYFGTTGGQVYCSPDGGDTWRAIVRDLPAVLSVEVQTLP, from the coding sequence ATGAGCAGCGTACGTGTATTAGTCGGCACTAAAAAAGGCGCGTTCATTCTGACCGCCGATGGCAAGCGCGAGAACTGGTCCGTCACCGGCCCGCATTTCGCCGGTTGGGAGATGTATCACCTGAAGGGTTCGCCGGTGGACCCGAACCGCATCTTCGCCTCGCAGACCAGCGGCTGGTTCGGCCAGATCATCCAGCGCTCCGATGACGGCGGTAAAACGTGGACCACTCCCGGCGGCGAACCGACGCCCGATCCATCCGGTATGCCCACCGGCCAGAGCAACAACTTCACCTACGCTGGCAACGTCGGCACGCACAAGTGGTATGACGGCACGCAGCACCCGTGGGAATTCAAACGCGTCTGGCATCTCGAACCTTCGTTGAACGATCCCGATATCGTCTTCGCGGGCGCAGAAGACGCCGCTATCTTCAAGAGCTTGAACGGCGGCAAGACGTGGCAGGAGATGCCGAGTCTCCGTCAGGCGAAAGGTGATCTCTGGCAACCCGGCGCGGGCGGCATGGCCGTACACACCATCATCCAAGATCCGAAAAACTTGGACCGCATCTACATCGCCATCTCCGCTGCCGGAGCCTTCCGCACCGATGACGGTGGCAAGACGTGGAAGCCCATCAACAAAGGGCTGAAGTCCCAATACGAACTCCCCGATCCCGATGCCGAAGTCGGTCACTGCGTGCATCGCATCGCGATTCATCCATCGCGCCCCGATGTGCTCTTCATGCAAAAGCATTGGGACGTGATGCGCAGCGATAACGCCGGTGAACTCTGGCACGAAGTCAGCGGCAACCTGCCGTCCGATTTCGGTTTCCCCATCGACGTCCACGCGCACGAACCGGAAACGATTTACGTCGTCCCTATCAAGAGTGATTCCGAGCATTACCCGCCCGAGGGCAAGCTCCGCGTCTATCGCAGCCGCACCGGTGGCAACGAATGGGAAGCGCTCACGAACGGTCTCCCGCAAAAGGATTGCTACGTGAATGTTCTCCGCGACGCCATGGCCGTGGATTCCCTCGATTCCTGCGGCATCTACTTCGGCACCACCGGCGGACAAGTCTATTGCTCACCCGATGGCGGCGACACCTGGCGCGCCATCGTGCGCGATCTGCCCGCCGTGCTGTCCGTGGAAGTCCAAACGCTGCCATGA
- a CDS encoding SRPBCC family protein produces the protein MPETETKPKKRSKLMIAMIAIVALIGILLIAASRQPDEYSVSRSATMAAPASAIFTHVNTIKKWEAWNPWGKLDPNMKLTYDGPSAGVGASYSWEGNNQVGSGKMTVTESKPDEAVRFRLDMYKPMAGTSDAAFTFKPEGDKTTVTWSMSGKCNLMSKVMGLFMSMDKMIGDQFEKGLADLKTIVETEAKK, from the coding sequence ATGCCTGAAACCGAAACCAAACCGAAGAAGCGTTCCAAGCTTATGATCGCCATGATCGCGATCGTGGCCCTCATCGGCATCCTCCTGATCGCTGCTTCCCGGCAACCCGACGAATACAGCGTCTCCCGCAGCGCCACCATGGCCGCTCCGGCCTCAGCCATCTTCACTCACGTCAATACGATCAAGAAATGGGAAGCGTGGAACCCTTGGGGCAAGCTCGATCCCAATATGAAACTCACCTACGACGGTCCCTCGGCTGGCGTGGGCGCCAGTTACTCATGGGAGGGGAACAATCAGGTCGGCTCGGGCAAGATGACCGTCACCGAAAGCAAACCCGACGAAGCCGTCCGTTTCCGTTTGGACATGTATAAACCCATGGCCGGCACCAGCGACGCCGCTTTCACCTTCAAACCCGAAGGCGACAAAACGACCGTCACCTGGAGCATGTCTGGCAAATGTAACCTTATGTCCAAGGTCATGGGCCTCTTCATGAGCATGGACAAGATGATCGGCGACCAGTTCGAAAAAGGCCTCGCCGATCTGAAAACAATCGTAGAAACGGAAGCTAAAAAGTAA
- a CDS encoding SRPBCC domain-containing protein has product MNSSAPNAGTVTISRTFAAPVERVWHALTSLDALRFWLFPLSGFKPEVGFEFEFTCPDGKGNDFLHHCRVTEAVPHKLIAYTWRYAGYEGDSLVTFELKPEGPQTRVTVTHTGLDTFPKLESFARSNFEAGWTDIIGPMLEKYLAENPVAPREIVTTRLFSAPRDLVWKTFTDPKHITNWWGPRGFRTTTHAHDLKAGGIWRYTMHGPDGTDYPNEMTYHEVIVGERLSYSHGTGAEDYPHKFEVVTTFVTEGAQTRVTMRSVFQSADSRDFIVKTYGAIEGAIQTLERFEEQLAFAAAKEPFVITRTFDAPRELVWRAFTEADCLLHWWGPTGFKMNQATVDLRPGGAYHYGMSGPGDMTMWGKFTYREIVAPERLIFLLSFSDEKGGITRHPGHAGWPLQMLKVLTLTEQAGKTTLTLRGVPFNATAAEQQVYLEHHSSMQQGFGASWEQLAIYLANTK; this is encoded by the coding sequence ATGAACTCCTCTGCCCCTAATGCCGGGACTGTCACCATCTCCCGCACCTTCGCCGCTCCCGTGGAGCGCGTCTGGCACGCGCTCACCTCGCTTGATGCCCTCCGCTTCTGGCTCTTTCCCCTGAGCGGCTTCAAGCCCGAGGTCGGCTTTGAATTTGAATTCACCTGCCCCGATGGCAAGGGCAACGACTTCCTCCACCACTGCCGCGTTACCGAAGCCGTGCCGCACAAACTGATCGCCTACACCTGGCGTTATGCGGGCTACGAAGGCGATTCACTCGTCACCTTTGAACTCAAGCCCGAAGGCCCGCAAACCCGCGTGACCGTTACCCACACGGGCCTCGATACCTTCCCAAAACTCGAATCCTTCGCCCGCTCGAACTTCGAAGCCGGTTGGACCGATATCATCGGGCCCATGCTGGAAAAGTATCTCGCAGAAAATCCTGTGGCCCCGCGCGAGATCGTCACCACGCGACTCTTCTCCGCACCGCGCGACCTCGTCTGGAAAACCTTCACCGATCCCAAGCACATCACGAACTGGTGGGGACCGCGCGGCTTCCGCACCACCACCCACGCGCATGACCTGAAAGCGGGTGGCATCTGGCGCTACACCATGCACGGCCCCGATGGCACCGATTACCCGAACGAGATGACCTATCATGAAGTCATCGTGGGTGAACGCCTCAGCTACAGCCACGGTACGGGTGCGGAGGATTACCCGCATAAGTTCGAAGTCGTCACCACTTTCGTGACGGAAGGCGCGCAGACGCGCGTCACCATGCGCAGCGTGTTCCAGAGCGCCGATTCTCGCGATTTCATCGTCAAGACCTACGGTGCCATCGAGGGCGCGATTCAGACCTTGGAACGCTTCGAGGAACAGCTCGCCTTCGCCGCCGCGAAGGAGCCGTTCGTCATCACCCGCACCTTCGATGCCCCGCGCGAACTCGTCTGGCGCGCCTTCACCGAGGCCGATTGCCTACTGCACTGGTGGGGCCCGACTGGCTTCAAGATGAACCAAGCTACCGTGGACCTCCGTCCCGGCGGTGCCTATCACTACGGCATGAGCGGCCCCGGCGATATGACCATGTGGGGCAAATTCACCTACCGCGAGATCGTCGCCCCCGAGCGCCTCATCTTCCTCCTCTCCTTCTCGGACGAGAAAGGCGGCATCACCCGCCACCCCGGCCACGCCGGTTGGCCCCTGCAAATGCTCAAAGTGTTAACGCTCACCGAACAAGCCGGAAAGACCACCTTGACCCTGCGCGGCGTGCCCTTTAACGCTACCGCCGCCGAGCAACAGGTCTATTTGGAACACCACAGCAGCATGCAACAAGGCTTCGGCGCCTCGTGGGAACAGCTCGCAATCTATCTGGCGAACACGAAGTAA
- a CDS encoding metalloregulator ArsR/SmtB family transcription factor yields the protein MPTDHLSATFAALADPTRRAILSRLATEGEVSVNDLAAPFRMSLPAVSKHLKVLERAKLITRGRNAQWRPCRIEAKPMKEAVDWLEAYRIFWEQSFDRLDDYLKELQKQDQTK from the coding sequence ATGCCCACCGACCATCTCAGCGCCACCTTCGCCGCCCTCGCCGATCCCACCCGGCGCGCGATCCTCTCGCGGCTCGCCACGGAGGGTGAGGTTTCGGTGAATGATCTCGCTGCGCCGTTTCGCATGAGCCTGCCTGCTGTCTCCAAGCACCTGAAAGTGCTGGAGCGCGCCAAGCTCATCACGCGCGGACGCAACGCCCAATGGCGACCCTGCCGCATCGAGGCCAAGCCCATGAAGGAAGCTGTGGACTGGCTCGAGGCCTACCGCATCTTCTGGGAACAAAGCTTCGACCGCCTGGACGACTATCTGAAAGAACTGCAAAAACAGGACCAAACGAAATGA
- a CDS encoding COR domain-containing protein: protein MSKNDAYRRAEKLIEKARLSGAKELSLSPGRNFKNEDELTELPETLGQLNQLQKLDLSGNQLTALPKSLGELWQLQVLNLSKNRLTSLPESLGQLTQLRRLNLCRNVISEIPVCIRSLKSLQSFAIGDNQITEIPEWLGDSRNLVALNLGDDGGGNPLAILPTCIRRLTNLEEFIASYCGIHELPDWLQDLTQLQVLYLTRNKLSEIPPWIGQLKQLTMLRLEGNDLADIPSSIVQLPRLRNLNIYENPLNPELAAADKVGFDAVLRYLRAKEEAQIALNEAKLILVGEGEVGKSCLLGALRGDSWEEDRDTTHGIEIKPVKVTSSATGKDITLNGWDFGGQRVYRPTHQLFFSAPAVYLVVWKPREGSQAGAVKEWMKLVKHREPDAKILVVATHGGPNARQPDIDRQEIWDLFGKETVVDFFFVDSKGGQGIAELKEAIANVAAVLPEMGRSVPKSWYEARVALKELDTAYIPTPLAIELCAKHKMNEEDARLFLTIEHALGRLIYYTHDPLLKDIVILKPDWLATAISFVLDDKQTRDAHGLVSHERLRQLWSDAARVAEQRYPMELHPVFLKLMERYDLCYRIAEGKDDDTEGTRLIAQLVPDVKPMPIYGWADFTPTAEHERVQICRIIEEGTAQSATAEGLFYLLIVRLHKYSLGRVNFANSSHWQRGLVLDDNYNGRALLEHIGNDVKIVVRAVYPEAFLSVLTHEVKWLVENFWRGLRCDVMVPCIEPCGRKTPGNGLFEVEKLIESKRKQRPEYPCAVCNEWQNIDCLLRNAPAAHANPMAELLMNSMESLKLLEAIRSQLGTQHVEVIGRFDQVDAQGREIVSKVEVAYSGLMQALLDEAKEGPRLFSFEPVEPRFFDRPKWVNAKFKLTLWCEHSRRPLWYYSDGDPGVYTIDLPREWLLKAAPFLRILSTTLSLVLPVVAAGAKVALPDADYKGIEAQLALGKVTAESLLKVGEKTGEWLATNDGLDFDTHRAIRAEGGVLRQLHVWLKEKDPAFGGLVRVQNKRQEFLWVHRNFEIEY from the coding sequence ATGTCAAAAAACGACGCTTACCGCAGAGCCGAAAAACTGATTGAAAAAGCTCGGCTATCTGGGGCGAAAGAACTGAGCCTTAGTCCAGGCAGGAACTTCAAGAACGAGGATGAACTCACAGAGTTGCCGGAGACACTGGGTCAGCTCAATCAACTGCAGAAGCTGGACCTCTCCGGCAACCAACTAACGGCACTGCCGAAATCCTTGGGAGAGCTTTGGCAGTTGCAGGTACTGAACCTCTCCAAAAACCGACTGACCTCACTCCCGGAATCGCTGGGGCAGCTTACGCAATTACGGCGTCTTAATCTGTGCCGAAATGTTATATCAGAAATACCTGTCTGCATTCGGTCCTTGAAGTCGCTTCAATCATTCGCAATTGGAGACAACCAAATTACGGAAATTCCAGAATGGTTGGGAGATTCTCGTAATTTGGTTGCTCTAAACTTGGGCGATGATGGAGGCGGCAATCCTCTTGCAATTCTTCCTACTTGCATTCGACGGTTGACCAATCTCGAGGAATTCATAGCCAGCTATTGCGGGATTCATGAACTGCCAGACTGGCTTCAAGATCTTACGCAACTGCAAGTACTCTATCTGACCCGCAATAAGCTTTCTGAAATCCCACCATGGATAGGGCAGCTTAAGCAGTTAACTATGCTGAGGCTTGAAGGGAACGACCTTGCAGATATTCCAAGCTCGATTGTACAGCTTCCTCGTCTGAGAAACTTAAACATCTACGAGAACCCTCTGAACCCCGAACTCGCCGCCGCCGACAAAGTGGGCTTTGACGCCGTCCTGCGTTACTTACGTGCTAAGGAGGAAGCGCAGATAGCGTTAAACGAGGCCAAATTGATTCTGGTCGGTGAGGGCGAGGTGGGCAAGAGTTGCTTGCTCGGCGCATTGCGCGGCGATTCTTGGGAAGAAGATCGTGACACTACGCACGGTATCGAGATCAAACCGGTAAAGGTAACCAGTTCTGCTACCGGTAAGGATATCACTCTGAATGGTTGGGATTTCGGTGGCCAGCGGGTCTATCGGCCCACGCACCAGCTCTTCTTCAGCGCGCCGGCGGTTTATCTGGTGGTGTGGAAGCCTCGTGAGGGATCACAAGCTGGCGCAGTGAAGGAATGGATGAAGTTGGTTAAACACCGTGAGCCGGATGCCAAAATTCTCGTAGTCGCCACTCATGGTGGCCCTAATGCTCGCCAGCCGGACATTGACCGACAAGAGATCTGGGATCTCTTTGGTAAGGAGACGGTCGTGGATTTCTTTTTTGTCGACAGCAAGGGAGGGCAAGGGATTGCAGAACTGAAGGAAGCCATCGCCAATGTGGCTGCCGTGTTGCCAGAGATGGGCCGCAGCGTCCCGAAAAGCTGGTACGAGGCCCGTGTCGCGCTGAAAGAACTCGACACCGCGTACATCCCTACGCCGTTGGCGATTGAACTCTGTGCGAAGCATAAGATGAACGAGGAAGATGCAAGGCTCTTTCTCACTATTGAGCACGCTCTGGGCCGCCTGATCTACTACACTCACGATCCGCTACTGAAGGACATCGTGATCCTGAAACCTGACTGGCTGGCAACGGCGATTAGCTTTGTGCTGGATGACAAGCAAACGCGTGACGCGCATGGGCTGGTGAGCCATGAACGGCTCCGGCAACTATGGAGCGACGCTGCACGCGTAGCGGAGCAACGCTATCCTATGGAGCTGCACCCGGTCTTTCTTAAGCTGATGGAACGTTATGATTTGTGTTACCGCATTGCCGAAGGCAAGGACGATGATACCGAAGGCACAAGGCTGATTGCCCAACTGGTGCCGGATGTAAAGCCGATGCCTATTTATGGATGGGCCGATTTCACCCCCACAGCAGAACACGAGCGCGTACAAATCTGCCGCATTATAGAAGAGGGTACGGCGCAATCCGCCACGGCGGAAGGTTTATTCTACTTGCTCATCGTGCGCCTGCACAAGTACTCGCTGGGACGGGTGAATTTCGCAAACAGCTCTCACTGGCAACGCGGGCTGGTACTCGACGACAACTACAACGGCCGTGCGTTGTTGGAACACATCGGCAACGATGTGAAGATTGTCGTGCGGGCTGTATATCCTGAGGCTTTTCTCTCTGTGCTGACGCACGAGGTGAAGTGGCTGGTGGAGAACTTCTGGAGGGGACTGCGCTGTGACGTGATGGTGCCGTGCATCGAACCATGCGGGCGCAAGACACCAGGTAATGGACTCTTCGAGGTCGAGAAGCTCATCGAGAGCAAACGGAAACAACGCCCCGAGTATCCCTGCGCTGTGTGCAACGAGTGGCAGAACATCGACTGCCTACTGCGCAATGCGCCCGCAGCTCACGCTAATCCGATGGCGGAGTTATTGATGAATTCGATGGAGTCGCTGAAGCTGCTTGAAGCTATCCGAAGCCAGCTCGGCACGCAGCATGTAGAAGTGATCGGGCGTTTTGATCAGGTTGATGCGCAAGGTCGGGAAATCGTGAGTAAGGTGGAGGTGGCCTACTCTGGGCTGATGCAAGCTCTATTGGATGAGGCGAAAGAGGGTCCGCGGCTGTTCAGCTTCGAACCGGTGGAGCCGAGATTCTTCGACCGCCCCAAGTGGGTCAACGCGAAATTCAAACTCACCTTGTGGTGCGAGCACTCCCGTCGGCCGCTATGGTATTACTCCGATGGAGACCCTGGCGTGTATACCATTGATCTACCGCGCGAGTGGCTTTTGAAGGCCGCCCCGTTTCTTAGGATTCTTTCAACAACTCTCAGCCTAGTGCTACCTGTAGTTGCTGCTGGGGCGAAGGTGGCATTGCCGGATGCTGATTACAAAGGGATTGAGGCGCAACTGGCGCTTGGGAAAGTCACAGCGGAGTCGCTACTTAAGGTTGGCGAGAAGACCGGGGAGTGGCTGGCAACGAATGATGGGCTGGATTTTGATACCCACCGTGCGATTCGTGCCGAGGGTGGAGTTCTGCGGCAGCTACACGTTTGGCTGAAAGAAAAAGATCCGGCTTTTGGCGGCTTGGTGCGTGTCCAGAATAAGCGGCAAGAGTTCCTCTGGGTGCATCGGAATTTTGAAATTGAATACTAA
- a CDS encoding PepSY domain-containing protein has protein sequence MKTTLTCLLLGVSLATPAFAEKVEFNQLPEAVQKAITQQKGADVKKITIDKETKDGRTVYEVDMNREDAKDQKLVIAADGSLVKDSDRDNSRTTTASGDYVPRFPRMQSVDMKDVPQAVQATINKEAAGRKVVDIDKETWNGQPVYEVEFAQTGRNAQLHIAANGTVVKSERNDATDRAVRNNDRTVRNDRNNRNAVDRDNKDLQDRTFFMGTQLADLPTAAQATIKREAAGKDIVDIDKETRDGRVVYEVEIKQEGKNIELHVAEDGTILRDSRKEDGKFSKI, from the coding sequence ATGAAAACCACTCTTACCTGTCTCCTCCTCGGTGTCAGCCTCGCCACCCCCGCCTTTGCGGAAAAGGTTGAATTCAACCAGCTCCCCGAAGCCGTGCAAAAGGCCATCACCCAGCAAAAAGGCGCGGACGTCAAAAAGATCACCATCGATAAAGAGACCAAAGACGGCCGTACCGTTTACGAGGTGGACATGAACCGTGAAGATGCCAAGGACCAAAAACTGGTCATCGCGGCCGACGGCTCCTTGGTGAAAGACAGCGATCGCGACAACTCCCGCACCACCACTGCCAGTGGTGATTACGTTCCCCGCTTCCCGCGCATGCAGAGCGTGGACATGAAGGATGTCCCGCAAGCCGTGCAAGCCACCATTAATAAAGAAGCCGCCGGTCGCAAAGTCGTGGACATCGATAAAGAGACCTGGAACGGCCAGCCCGTCTATGAAGTCGAGTTCGCCCAGACCGGTCGCAATGCCCAGCTCCACATCGCCGCCAATGGCACCGTCGTGAAATCCGAGCGTAACGACGCCACCGACCGTGCCGTCCGTAATAACGACCGCACCGTCCGCAATGACCGGAACAATCGCAACGCCGTTGATCGCGATAACAAAGACCTACAAGACCGCACCTTCTTCATGGGCACGCAATTAGCCGACCTCCCCACCGCCGCCCAGGCCACCATCAAGCGTGAAGCTGCAGGGAAAGACATCGTGGACATTGATAAAGAAACCCGCGATGGCCGCGTGGTCTATGAAGTCGAGATCAAGCAGGAAGGCAAAAACATCGAACTGCACGTGGCTGAAGACGGCACCATCCTCCGCGACAGCCGCAAAGAAGACGGCAAATTCTCCAAGATATAA